A single window of Candidatus Nitrosocosmicus arcticus DNA harbors:
- a CDS encoding DNA-directed RNA polymerase subunit H: MSAEKKEIRIVDHIYQPKHEILTKEEAELVFKKFNSKPSQFPYMMSSDKGIQGLEAQPGDVIKITRKSSTAGESVYYRYVVEG, translated from the coding sequence TTGTCAGCTGAGAAGAAAGAGATAAGAATAGTTGATCATATTTACCAACCTAAACATGAAATTCTAACAAAAGAAGAGGCTGAGCTTGTTTTTAAGAAATTCAATTCTAAACCCAGCCAATTTCCCTATATGATGTCTTCTGATAAAGGCATTCAAGGATTAGAGGCTCAACCGGGGGATGTTATCAAAATAACCCGAAAGAGTTCTACTGCAGGTGAAAGTGTATATTACCGATATGTAGTAGAAGGTTGA
- a CDS encoding DEAD/DEAH box helicase — MKSSYAQLEQHILNKFSKESFAKLTSIQDQSYKVLVRRRDSLLVAPTGSGKTESAIIPVITMLADAERGESAGGDGIRCLYVTPQRSLNNDVFRRIIKYATSENLKVEIRHGDTSYTKRKKIYQNPPDILITTPESLAIMLVNEKMGHLLKTVRWVIIDEIHEIISSKRGSYLSLCLERLTFFSAGFCRIGISATVGNLAETARFLVGKNRKCAILVDKTLRKYDIDLKHVDGSIKEVSTYILEYVAKTHSDSSVLLFTNTRDESEFMSTVLKSQSNLQVQVHHGSLSRDAREETENFLRSGFVGIVVCTSSLELGLDIGSIDLVIHYGSPRQVSKLIQRIGRSRHTRRSSAKGLIITNNYDDFFESLSIIQRVRRGSIEDQIPHECPLDVLAHNIVGMTLQTREKLNLEKLYGAFSSAHLFRSLSYFDFIDCINILVNSFLIRLDVEKKHITRTGKSYRYYYENVSTIPHIVKFEVIDSISKKRIGSLDQQFVGDYGEKGNVFVLKGSQWRVLVIDEGKFQVHVEPLSGAPINVPYWVGEMIPVDYETAMMVGKLRKKIRSENSKKIDVSFSDTDPKIIANMLKNMKSLDIIPDSSNLVFETIPTESIVVIHSTLGSKINNTLGSLLSTFLSSKTGYIIETRSDPYRILLSSVNIRLRQNHLFSLFDDEFDVESVLIASFSGTYNINWKVWGVAKRFGIIKKESIYDKRVARMLYDRYYKTSLSKESIRELIHDKYDVKKTSQIIKDIKSGAINLHWVDTREFSGLAQPILSRSKKSISAPLGIENGILELVKERLTKTKHKLICMRCGKWERIFETKDIPSKLGCPFCKSKLVAATFWKDGDLGNIIGRKITGASLSKDEEHKFDRAWKIASLINNFGKMAVFVLSGHGIGADTCARILRNYTDDENLLKTIYEAEKQYVMTRGFWDN; from the coding sequence TTGAAAAGTAGCTACGCCCAGTTAGAACAACATATATTAAATAAATTTTCTAAAGAATCTTTTGCAAAATTAACTTCCATCCAAGACCAGTCGTATAAGGTCTTGGTACGAAGGCGCGATTCCCTATTGGTAGCTCCTACAGGTTCGGGAAAAACTGAGTCTGCTATAATTCCTGTAATTACTATGTTGGCTGATGCTGAAAGAGGGGAATCAGCGGGTGGCGACGGTATAAGATGTTTGTATGTTACTCCACAACGCTCACTCAACAACGACGTTTTTAGAAGAATCATAAAGTATGCAACTTCCGAAAATCTAAAAGTCGAAATAAGGCATGGCGATACCTCATACACCAAGCGTAAAAAAATTTATCAAAATCCACCGGACATACTAATAACAACACCGGAATCCTTGGCAATTATGCTAGTTAATGAAAAGATGGGTCATTTACTAAAAACGGTAAGATGGGTTATCATTGATGAAATTCACGAGATCATATCGTCCAAACGAGGATCTTATCTGTCTTTGTGCCTCGAACGTCTGACTTTTTTTTCTGCTGGCTTTTGTAGAATAGGTATCTCAGCTACTGTTGGAAATCTTGCTGAAACAGCTCGTTTTTTGGTAGGAAAAAACAGAAAATGCGCAATCTTGGTAGATAAAACCCTTAGGAAATACGATATTGATCTTAAACATGTAGACGGATCAATTAAAGAAGTTTCTACCTATATTTTAGAATATGTAGCTAAAACTCATTCAGACTCTTCTGTTCTGTTATTTACCAATACCAGGGATGAATCTGAATTTATGAGTACCGTTTTGAAAAGTCAGAGTAATTTACAAGTTCAGGTCCATCATGGTTCTCTATCCAGAGATGCTAGAGAAGAAACTGAAAATTTTTTGAGGAGTGGTTTCGTTGGAATTGTGGTATGTACCTCTTCCCTTGAATTGGGATTAGATATAGGGTCAATTGATCTTGTAATACATTATGGATCCCCAAGACAGGTATCAAAATTAATACAAAGAATTGGCCGTAGTAGACATACTCGGAGATCATCAGCTAAGGGGTTGATAATTACAAATAACTATGATGATTTTTTTGAGTCATTGAGTATAATCCAAAGAGTTAGAAGAGGATCCATCGAAGATCAAATTCCACATGAATGTCCACTCGATGTGTTGGCACATAATATAGTTGGAATGACGTTGCAAACTAGAGAAAAGTTGAATTTAGAAAAATTATATGGTGCCTTTTCTTCTGCTCACTTATTCAGATCGCTATCATATTTTGATTTCATCGATTGCATAAATATACTCGTAAATAGTTTTCTAATCCGGTTAGACGTGGAAAAAAAACATATTACAAGGACTGGAAAGTCTTATAGATACTATTACGAAAATGTTTCAACTATACCACACATTGTAAAGTTCGAAGTAATTGATTCGATATCAAAAAAGAGAATAGGTTCTTTGGATCAACAATTTGTGGGAGATTACGGAGAAAAAGGGAATGTCTTTGTCTTAAAAGGCTCACAGTGGAGAGTATTGGTAATAGATGAGGGAAAATTTCAAGTTCATGTTGAACCTCTAAGCGGTGCTCCAATTAATGTTCCATATTGGGTAGGGGAGATGATACCAGTCGATTATGAAACTGCGATGATGGTGGGCAAATTAAGAAAAAAAATTAGGTCAGAGAATTCCAAAAAAATTGATGTTAGTTTCTCTGATACAGACCCAAAGATAATAGCTAATATGTTAAAGAATATGAAATCGCTGGATATCATTCCAGATTCCTCGAATCTGGTCTTTGAGACTATACCTACCGAAAGTATCGTAGTAATCCACAGTACCCTTGGTTCAAAAATCAATAACACCTTAGGTTCATTACTGTCTACATTCCTTTCATCAAAGACTGGTTATATAATTGAAACTAGATCAGATCCATATAGGATATTATTAAGTTCTGTGAACATCAGATTAAGACAGAATCATCTTTTTTCATTGTTTGATGATGAATTTGATGTGGAATCAGTACTAATAGCCTCTTTTAGTGGAACGTATAATATCAATTGGAAAGTGTGGGGTGTAGCAAAGCGATTTGGAATTATAAAAAAAGAGTCTATTTACGATAAAAGGGTGGCTCGCATGCTGTACGATAGATATTATAAGACCTCTCTTAGTAAGGAATCTATTAGGGAACTAATCCACGATAAGTATGATGTAAAAAAGACATCCCAAATAATTAAGGATATAAAATCTGGAGCCATTAATTTACATTGGGTAGACACTCGTGAATTTTCGGGACTGGCTCAACCTATTTTATCACGCTCTAAGAAATCAATTTCGGCCCCACTTGGCATAGAAAATGGGATATTAGAATTGGTAAAGGAACGCTTGACCAAAACAAAGCATAAGTTAATTTGCATGCGCTGTGGCAAATGGGAGCGGATATTTGAAACTAAGGATATACCTAGCAAATTGGGTTGTCCATTCTGTAAATCCAAATTAGTCGCGGCTACTTTTTGGAAGGATGGCGATCTGGGTAATATCATTGGTCGGAAAATTACTGGAGCTTCGCTCTCGAAAGATGAAGAACATAAATTTGATAGGGCCTGGAAAATAGCTTCTTTAATAAATAATTTTGGAAAAATGGCCGTTTTTGTGTTATCGGGTCATGGAATTGGAGCTGATACTTGTGCTAGGATCTTGCGTAACTATACGGATGATGAAAACCTGTTGAAAACAATCTATGAAGCTGAAAAACAATATGTAATGACTAGAGGATTTTGGGATAATTGA
- a CDS encoding beta-CASP ribonuclease aCPSF1: MATILQNLPKECSLTKIEYEGPRIALHTNKPQFLLENNKILSNIVGQIKKRIVLRIDETIRIDESEVQKVAEKHAPQESGITEILFDPALGEATIFVKNISEIIKDEKIINNIILESGWKISFKKIPKNMVTIKNINKIIRNASDYRIQFYKRIGEKIFREKLDPNIEANLNSLGGFAEIGRSSMILSTNESNVLLDCGMNIYTKDPLSRFPRFDSTGIKLSEIDAVLLTHAHFDHTGFLPMLFKYGYDGPVYCTEPTSYLMYILYREYIRHSGSEAHYTDKELEKIFSHLIHLNYNIVTDVSPDIKVTFYNAGHVIGSSSFHLHIGNGDHNFVYTGDIKFGKSSYLENAVWNFPRVETLLIEGTNGGREDSYSSREDAQERLIEVINKVIKNQKLILMPAQLIGTSQELLITLDMLIKQKKIMKCKLYIEKLVTEINSIHEFNVEFLNRELQQSIISNDYNPFRSKNIASILDITTQKLDPGIIIYPSSMLNCSYSKDYLKRISNDPGNLIIFTSKPTGMTLGKEIIDGQRKLSINDEDFEIRCAIETMYSFNSHSDFNQLNAYISRLRPKLRKILVNHGERSKVQNFSGYSSKVHNISTQYLQNQESIKLL; encoded by the coding sequence ATGGCAACAATTTTACAGAATCTTCCTAAAGAATGTTCTCTGACCAAAATTGAATATGAGGGTCCTAGAATCGCTCTCCACACAAACAAACCTCAATTCTTACTCGAGAATAACAAAATACTGTCTAATATAGTAGGCCAGATAAAAAAACGAATCGTATTAAGGATCGATGAAACCATCAGAATTGACGAGAGCGAAGTTCAAAAAGTAGCTGAAAAGCATGCTCCTCAGGAATCAGGCATAACTGAAATATTGTTTGATCCTGCATTGGGAGAAGCCACCATATTTGTAAAAAATATATCTGAAATAATAAAAGATGAAAAGATCATAAATAACATTATCTTAGAATCAGGTTGGAAAATATCATTTAAAAAGATCCCAAAAAACATGGTCACAATCAAGAATATTAACAAGATTATTAGAAATGCTTCAGACTATCGCATTCAGTTTTATAAGAGAATAGGTGAGAAAATATTTCGTGAAAAATTAGATCCAAATATCGAGGCCAACTTGAACTCATTGGGAGGATTTGCAGAAATAGGTAGATCGTCAATGATATTGAGCACCAATGAAAGTAACGTTTTACTGGATTGTGGTATGAACATTTATACCAAAGATCCTCTGTCTAGGTTTCCACGATTTGATTCAACTGGAATCAAGCTTTCTGAAATCGATGCCGTTTTGTTAACACATGCGCATTTTGACCATACAGGATTTTTGCCCATGTTATTCAAGTACGGTTACGATGGTCCTGTATATTGTACAGAGCCCACTTCGTACTTAATGTATATCCTTTATAGAGAATACATCAGACATTCCGGATCTGAAGCACATTATACGGACAAAGAACTTGAAAAGATATTTTCGCATTTAATTCATCTAAATTATAATATCGTTACGGATGTTTCTCCCGATATTAAAGTTACATTTTACAATGCGGGACATGTTATTGGTTCCTCGTCTTTTCATCTGCATATAGGAAATGGAGATCACAATTTTGTGTATACTGGAGATATAAAATTTGGAAAAAGTTCATATTTGGAAAATGCAGTATGGAACTTCCCCAGAGTAGAGACACTACTAATTGAAGGAACAAATGGTGGGAGAGAAGACTCATATTCGTCTCGAGAAGATGCACAAGAAAGATTAATAGAAGTTATCAATAAGGTGATTAAGAATCAAAAATTAATTTTGATGCCCGCTCAGTTAATTGGAACCTCTCAAGAATTACTCATTACGCTGGATATGCTTATTAAACAAAAAAAAATAATGAAATGCAAATTGTATATTGAAAAGTTGGTAACCGAAATCAATTCCATACACGAATTCAACGTGGAATTCTTAAATCGAGAGTTACAACAATCCATAATTTCGAATGATTATAATCCCTTCCGCTCTAAAAATATAGCCTCAATTCTAGATATAACTACACAAAAGTTGGACCCGGGCATCATCATTTATCCGTCTTCAATGTTAAACTGCAGCTACTCCAAGGATTACTTAAAAAGGATATCAAATGATCCTGGAAATTTGATAATTTTCACGTCGAAACCAACGGGCATGACATTAGGGAAAGAAATTATAGATGGGCAAAGAAAGTTATCTATAAACGACGAAGACTTTGAGATAAGGTGCGCTATTGAAACAATGTATTCATTTAATTCGCATTCTGATTTTAATCAACTAAATGCGTACATTTCTAGACTTAGACCGAAGCTTAGAAAAATACTGGTAAATCACGGCGAGAGATCCAAAGTGCAAAACTTTTCTGGTTATTCTAGCAAGGTTCATAACATTTCAACACAGTACTTGCAAAATCAAGAATCCATAAAACTATTGTAA
- the sepF gene encoding cell division protein SepF, with the protein MQAKKIGERPIYLKTFTLRNSKDIVEIKRDIEKNMIIIIRITPLAQRDVGELKLVVEDLYKSVTILGGDIARLGEERIIIIPPEVKIWQSNQDTP; encoded by the coding sequence ATGCAAGCAAAGAAAATTGGCGAAAGGCCCATTTATTTAAAGACCTTTACACTTCGTAATTCAAAAGATATTGTTGAAATTAAAAGAGATATCGAAAAAAATATGATAATTATTATAAGGATAACACCGTTGGCGCAGAGAGATGTTGGAGAGCTTAAATTGGTCGTGGAAGATCTTTATAAATCCGTTACCATTTTAGGAGGCGATATTGCAAGATTAGGTGAAGAACGTATTATAATTATACCTCCTGAAGTAAAAATATGGCAAAGCAATCAAGATACACCTTGA
- a CDS encoding tRNA (5-methylaminomethyl-2-thiouridylate)-methyltransferase: MFKSTSTKSIPEEKKELLNHSSKDASDKEKTKAVALLSGGLDSHLAVRMMKEQGIEVEAVAIKTPFCDFDCGKGCGHKVLEVASELDIKLKTVYLGKEYLTMLQNPEHGYGSGMNPCIDCRMMMYDEAKKHMEEIGADFIITGEVLHQRPMSQNSNALSIIEKGTQMEGKVLRPLSARLLPLTNPENNGLINRSMLGSIRGRSRKGQLDLADKYGIADPPNSAGGCLLTDPQFSKRVRDLFKFSVPEPSINDVELLKIGRHFRLNSLSKLIVGRNHAENEMIKSLCNDSDYLVQPVTVPGPTSILRLNVHPDLRKHKSLLELSIRITLRYSDTEAKDVYEVSVVNRRQKLARRISSQPCTKNEVEDYRI; encoded by the coding sequence ATGTTCAAATCAACTTCAACGAAATCCATACCGGAAGAAAAAAAAGAACTGCTTAACCATAGTTCCAAAGATGCAAGTGATAAGGAAAAAACTAAGGCAGTGGCATTATTATCGGGAGGTCTAGACAGCCACTTGGCAGTTAGGATGATGAAGGAACAAGGTATTGAAGTGGAGGCAGTTGCGATAAAGACGCCTTTCTGCGATTTTGATTGTGGGAAGGGGTGTGGACATAAGGTTCTAGAAGTTGCCTCTGAACTTGACATCAAGTTGAAAACAGTTTACTTAGGAAAGGAATACCTCACCATGTTACAGAACCCTGAACATGGATATGGTTCTGGCATGAATCCTTGTATAGACTGTAGAATGATGATGTACGATGAAGCTAAGAAACACATGGAAGAAATTGGAGCCGATTTTATCATTACCGGTGAAGTCCTACATCAGAGACCGATGAGTCAAAATTCAAACGCTCTATCTATAATTGAGAAAGGTACTCAAATGGAAGGGAAGGTGCTGAGACCATTATCTGCACGGTTGTTACCCTTAACAAATCCGGAAAACAATGGATTAATAAATCGTTCAATGCTTGGATCCATACGAGGACGTTCCAGGAAAGGCCAACTAGATTTAGCCGATAAATATGGAATCGCAGACCCGCCTAATTCTGCTGGTGGATGTCTTTTAACAGATCCTCAATTTTCAAAAAGAGTTAGGGATCTATTCAAATTTTCTGTTCCGGAGCCAAGTATCAATGATGTAGAACTATTGAAAATAGGTAGACACTTTAGATTAAACTCCTTGTCAAAACTAATTGTAGGACGGAATCATGCTGAGAATGAAATGATAAAATCCTTGTGCAATGATAGTGATTATTTAGTACAGCCGGTGACAGTTCCAGGTCCAACGTCTATATTGAGGCTAAATGTCCATCCAGATTTACGAAAACATAAGAGCCTATTGGAATTATCCATAAGGATTACCTTGCGTTACTCTGATACGGAAGCGAAAGATGTATACGAAGTCTCAGTGGTTAATAGAAGACAAAAATTAGCTAGAAGAATATCATCTCAACCATGCACAAAAAATGAAGTAGAAGATTACAGAATTTGA
- a CDS encoding Rpp14/Pop5 family protein codes for MTLSKKKYRYIGIYLSDRLSSNKSGILEELSKRYLGLFGSIDYSNANMRIIKINNNPNGIVILKCRLESLTNILISLSLIELELMIISISGTLKQLKKKILAFLNYVSENQKGLTFSFKDS; via the coding sequence ATGACCCTCTCTAAAAAAAAATATCGTTATATTGGAATTTATTTATCCGACCGCCTATCTTCAAATAAATCTGGTATTCTAGAAGAACTTTCTAAGAGGTATTTGGGATTATTTGGATCAATTGATTATAGTAATGCCAACATGCGAATTATCAAGATTAACAATAATCCTAATGGTATTGTTATATTAAAATGCCGATTGGAATCTTTGACTAATATATTGATATCTCTGAGCCTTATTGAATTGGAATTGATGATTATCTCTATATCAGGTACACTAAAGCAACTCAAAAAAAAAATTCTAGCGTTCTTGAATTACGTTTCTGAAAATCAAAAAGGCCTCACGTTTAGCTTCAAAGATAGCTAA